The following proteins are co-located in the Apium graveolens cultivar Ventura chromosome 5, ASM990537v1, whole genome shotgun sequence genome:
- the LOC141660709 gene encoding uncharacterized protein LOC141660709 has protein sequence MLQSLEVNATNPEKVNILNAISFANMAWNIDVKTTTIANCFRHCKIRSEENDEQELGEINEGVEGLNEVISNLRYRNVMDVEHLLNYPNENDAVMESPTDEEIIESVMSTDEGTDPEPDDSNVIPSVSSKEAFQALTTLNNYLLQHEQNIPGVIFALHKVKDEINFGFGGKKKQATIDSYFNKN, from the coding sequence ATGTTGCAAAGTCTTGAAGTTAATGCAACAAATCCTGAAAAAGTTAATATCTTGAATGCTATTAGTTTTGCTAACATGGCTTGGAATATTGATGTGAAAACAACCACAATTGCAAATTGTTTTCGGCATTGCAAGATTCGTTcagaagaaaatgatgaacaaGAACTTGGAGAAATAAATGAAGGTGTCGAAGGATTAAATGAAGTTATCTCTAATTTACGATATAGGAATGTGATGGATGTCGAGCATCTCTTAAACTATCCAAACGAGAATGATGCGGTTATGGAATCACCTACGGATGAAGAAATCATTGAGTCGGTAATGAGCACTGATGAAGGGACTGATCCTGAACCCGACGATAGCAATGTCATCCCAAGCGTGTCATCAAAGGAAGCATTTCAAGCACTCACCACTTTGAACAATTACTTGTTACAACACGAGCAAAACATACCAGGAGTTATTTTTGCTTTACATAAAGTCAAGGACGAGATTAATTTTGGCTTTGGTGGAAAGAAGAAACAAGCTACAATAGattcatattttaataagaattaa
- the LOC141660710 gene encoding uncharacterized protein LOC141660710 encodes MKVPNHKKNPDKYCDYHRDKGHNTDECYHLKKLIERMIKDGELNQFVRDLRDRLGPKESPEEEVEVGEPERRDRIRGEVKTISGGSILDKDSKTAKKKYAQQVYNLYQFGQAQPHMPMTFSTEDYEDVIRPHEDPLIINPIIGQNKIWKVMVDTGSSANILFHKTYCKMNLAGEQLEPCNEAPLYAIGGHPIQFEETITLSVLLGKLPYTVEKLVKFYVVRIESPYNAIFGRPLLSTFEAVESIPHLKLKFPTNKGVGEMRGGQKTARIIMLEDLEKDQEYEGPDGTGPISQAQLPNLQQKPKKRNCMRATRERWFELEKTWGRI; translated from the coding sequence ATGAAGGTCCCGAACCACAAGAAAAACCCCGATAAGTACTGCGACTATCACAGGGATAAGGGGCATAACACTGATGAATGCTATCACCTCAAGAAGCTCATTGAGCGCATGATCAAAGACGGTGAGCTTAATCAGTTCGTCCGAGATCTGAGAGATAGATTGGGGCCGAAGGAGAGCCCAGAGGAGGAAGTAGAGGTCGGTGAACCAGAGCGAAGGGACAGGATAAGGGGTGAAGTAAAAACTATATCTGGGGGAAGCATCCTGGATAAGGATAGCAAGAcagcaaagaagaagtatgcccAACAGGTGTACAATCTGTATCAATTCGGACAGGCGCAGCCCCACATGCCCATGACCTTCAGCACTGAAGATTACGAGGATGTCATTCGCCCGCACGAGGACCCTCTAATCATCAATCCCATTATCGGGCAGAACAAGATATGGAAAGTGATGGTGGATACAGGCAGCTCGGCCAATATACTGTTCCACAAAACCTACTGTAAGATGAACTTGGCGGGAGAGCAACTAGAGCCCTGTAACGAGGCTCCCCTTTATGCCATCGGAGGACATCCTATTCAGTTCGAAGAAACAATAACTCTTTCGGTCCTCCTGGGCAAGTTGCCATATACCGTCGAGAAGCTGGTGAAGTTCTATGTGGTTCGAATTGAAAGCCCGTACAATGCAATATTTGGCAGGCCCTTATTATCAACCTTCGAAGCAGTGGAGTCTATACCCCACCTCAAACTCAAGTTCCCCACTAATAAAGGGGTAGGAGAAATGAGGGGCGGCCAGAAAACCGCCCGAATCATAATGCTCGAAGATCTTGAGAAGGATCAGGAGTATGAAGGGCCAGATGGAACCGGGCCGATCTCTCAAGCCCAACTGCCGAACCTGCAGCAGAAACCGAAGAAGCGGAATTGTATGCGGGCCACTCGAGAAAGATGGTTCGAATTGGAAAAAACATGGGGGCGGATCTGA